From a region of the Prevotella melaninogenica genome:
- a CDS encoding mechanosensitive ion channel domain-containing protein has protein sequence MRKKLFFITILLFILTLPANAVLQEDSLKNSLQVLRHELIAQHLEQTKQLNKSRFITEQVTNQLKEIGEKSAQVSLMLYSQKTDNIFDLTYACQQATELWKDFQTKTRPFHDLITESNEEIARYDSLVNVLSTMYTFGLTEKMKTDRNVCLTLAVSIRRILKERNDSYQEYIQYYNYSQHQLQALDAYAQKRYAEIQSGIFTNTGDSYFKVLKSVRFRLSQMNTTLSEKYTPNTVVVSQWDVKWIITLFSMILIYGLIAIIINYLSIRFLVTRVMKTNRFEQKSQSFLAKRTCIIMLASVITFSIVLIIIRLFSPSNFVHMACSLLLEYTWMLSVIFASLLLRVEGSQTHNAYRIYYPLIMIGFFVIAFRIVMLPSSVVTLLFTPLLLIDTLWQTRMIYKYHKLVPHYDLNFAYISQFVFIFSLISASIGYTMFAVQVIIWWSMQLACILTIAFFKDYLNQYREKHPIKKLSPAKVWLLRFVDIVLIPTTLVISFILAIYWATDVFNLSGLTWNLFRANFIDSDKIQISVYSIAVVTILWFIFNYLNLTIRDAIKLYLKRNDPSTAEARATMYINVLQVIVWGAWLLITLGFFKVSSTWLVVVTGGLSTGIGFAMKDILENIYYGISLMAGRIKIGDYIICDGIRGKVSSINYTSTVIDALDGSTIAFQNSQLFTKNYKNMTKNDGYEVGTIQVGVAYGTNVKEVRELLKDAIAKLGITNEKKDIIVRLQSFDDSCITLKILVWLNVLTQGNDIAVIMECIYDTLNNNGIEIPFPQREITIKHQQEI, from the coding sequence ATGCGCAAAAAGCTATTCTTTATCACCATATTGCTGTTCATCCTGACCCTTCCAGCAAATGCTGTACTACAGGAAGACTCACTGAAAAACTCACTCCAAGTGCTACGCCATGAATTGATTGCACAACATCTTGAACAAACAAAACAACTGAATAAGTCAAGATTCATAACTGAGCAAGTGACAAATCAGCTAAAAGAAATTGGTGAAAAGTCTGCTCAGGTATCATTGATGCTTTACTCACAGAAGACGGACAACATCTTTGACCTTACCTATGCTTGCCAACAAGCAACCGAATTATGGAAAGACTTCCAAACAAAAACACGTCCGTTTCATGACCTTATCACGGAAAGTAACGAAGAAATAGCACGCTACGACTCCCTTGTCAATGTGCTTAGCACGATGTACACTTTCGGTCTTACTGAAAAAATGAAGACTGACCGAAACGTATGTCTTACTCTTGCTGTAAGTATTCGAAGAATATTAAAGGAGCGTAATGATTCTTATCAAGAATATATACAATACTACAATTACAGCCAGCATCAGTTGCAGGCACTTGATGCCTATGCCCAAAAACGCTATGCCGAGATTCAGTCTGGCATCTTTACAAACACAGGAGATAGCTACTTCAAGGTTCTTAAATCGGTTCGTTTTCGTCTTAGTCAGATGAACACGACACTCTCTGAGAAATATACTCCAAACACCGTCGTAGTCTCTCAATGGGATGTAAAATGGATTATTACACTCTTCAGTATGATCCTGATTTATGGTTTGATAGCCATTATCATTAATTATCTGAGTATTCGATTCCTTGTGACGCGAGTCATGAAGACAAATCGTTTCGAGCAGAAGAGTCAAAGTTTCCTTGCCAAGCGTACTTGTATCATTATGCTTGCTTCTGTCATTACATTCAGTATTGTACTTATCATTATCCGATTGTTCTCGCCTTCTAACTTCGTACACATGGCATGCAGCCTACTTTTGGAGTACACATGGATGCTATCAGTCATTTTTGCATCATTGCTTCTGCGTGTAGAAGGTTCACAGACACATAATGCTTACCGTATTTACTATCCTCTGATTATGATTGGCTTCTTTGTCATTGCGTTTCGTATCGTGATGCTACCAAGCTCAGTCGTAACTCTTCTCTTCACACCTTTATTACTTATAGATACATTGTGGCAGACAAGAATGATTTACAAATATCATAAGCTTGTACCTCATTACGACTTAAACTTTGCATATATCTCTCAATTTGTATTCATCTTCTCACTTATAAGTGCATCAATTGGATATACAATGTTTGCCGTTCAGGTAATCATATGGTGGTCAATGCAGTTGGCTTGTATTCTTACAATTGCTTTCTTCAAAGACTACCTCAACCAGTACAGGGAGAAACATCCAATAAAGAAACTATCACCAGCAAAGGTATGGCTTCTTCGTTTTGTTGACATTGTTCTCATTCCAACAACTTTAGTAATATCATTTATCCTTGCTATTTATTGGGCAACTGATGTCTTTAATCTTAGTGGATTGACATGGAACTTATTCCGCGCCAACTTTATTGACTCTGATAAGATACAGATTAGTGTTTACTCAATAGCTGTGGTAACTATCCTATGGTTCATCTTTAATTATCTGAATCTAACGATTCGAGATGCTATCAAGTTATATCTCAAACGCAATGACCCATCTACAGCCGAAGCACGTGCTACGATGTATATCAACGTATTACAAGTAATCGTGTGGGGAGCTTGGCTATTGATCACACTTGGTTTCTTTAAAGTCAGCAGCACATGGTTAGTTGTTGTAACAGGTGGCTTGTCAACGGGTATCGGTTTCGCCATGAAGGATATTCTAGAGAACATTTATTATGGTATTTCTTTGATGGCTGGACGTATTAAGATTGGCGATTATATCATCTGTGACGGTATACGTGGTAAGGTAAGTTCCATAAACTATACCTCGACAGTGATTGATGCACTTGATGGTTCTACGATTGCTTTCCAAAACTCACAACTCTTCACTAAGAACTATAAAAACATGACCAAGAATGATGGTTATGAGGTGGGAACTATTCAAGTTGGTGTTGCATATGGTACGAATGTAAAAGAAGTAAGAGAACTTCTTAAAGATGCTATCGCTAAACTTGGTATCACTAATGAAAAAAAGGATATTATTGTCAGACTTCAAAGCTTCGATGATAGCTGTATCACACTGAAGATTCTTGTTTGGCTAAATGTATTAACACAGGGAAATGACATTGCGGTTATTATGGAATGTATCTATGATACGTTAAACAATAATGGTATTGAAATCCCATTCCCACAACGTGAGATTACTATTAAGCATCAACAAGAGATCTAA
- a CDS encoding outer membrane beta-barrel protein, giving the protein MKKILLSFAVACVSLAASAQGYVGGSVGIASSKTDGSDAVTTYQFLPEIGVNLDENWSIGTVVGWGKGNPVQYEGESRNYFKIAPYARYTFVRSKYVNAFVDGGFGYTHYNHAHTGGASINEWEAGLRPGLAVNLSPKVSFETHVGFVGWKSAKYDVSGAKANNVWGASLNGNDITFGVYYNF; this is encoded by the coding sequence ATGAAAAAGATTTTATTGTCATTTGCTGTAGCATGTGTATCACTTGCAGCGAGCGCACAGGGTTATGTTGGTGGTAGCGTAGGTATTGCTTCATCAAAGACAGATGGTTCTGATGCTGTTACAACTTATCAGTTCCTCCCAGAGATTGGTGTTAATCTCGACGAGAACTGGTCAATCGGTACAGTAGTTGGTTGGGGTAAAGGTAATCCTGTTCAGTATGAGGGCGAATCTCGTAACTATTTCAAGATTGCACCATACGCACGTTACACATTTGTACGTTCTAAGTATGTAAATGCTTTCGTAGATGGTGGTTTTGGTTATACTCATTACAACCACGCTCACACTGGTGGCGCTTCTATTAATGAGTGGGAAGCAGGTTTGAGACCAGGTCTCGCAGTTAACCTCAGTCCAAAGGTAAGTTTTGAAACTCACGTTGGTTTCGTTGGATGGAAGTCTGCTAAGTATGACGTAAGTGGTGCTAAGGCAAATAACGTTTGGGGTGCATCTCTTAACGGTAATGATATCACTTTCGGTGTTTACTACAACTTCTAA
- the kdsA gene encoding 3-deoxy-8-phosphooctulonate synthase produces the protein MMNKPTFIAGPCVIESQELLNTVAEELVRLNKKYDIDIIFKASFDKANRTSIHSFRGPGLEKGLMMLQTIKEKYGLRLLTDIHESYQAETVGEVIDVIQIPAFLCRQTDLLVAAAKTGKIVNIKKAQFLSGRDMRYPVQKCQESGAKDVWLTERGNSFGYNNLVVDFRNIPDMKGIVPNVIMDCTHSVQRPSAGDGKTVGDRKFVPSMALAAKAFGATGYFFEVHPTPDAGLSDAANMLELEKLDELIGKLL, from the coding sequence ATGATGAATAAACCTACTTTCATTGCAGGTCCCTGCGTTATTGAAAGCCAAGAACTACTCAACACGGTTGCAGAAGAGTTAGTTAGGCTTAATAAGAAATACGATATAGATATCATTTTTAAAGCAAGCTTTGATAAGGCTAATCGTACAAGCATACACTCTTTCCGTGGTCCAGGACTTGAAAAAGGACTTATGATGCTTCAAACTATCAAGGAGAAGTACGGATTACGATTGCTAACCGATATTCATGAAAGCTATCAAGCTGAGACTGTTGGAGAAGTTATTGACGTTATTCAGATTCCTGCTTTCCTTTGTCGTCAGACTGACTTATTAGTGGCTGCAGCAAAGACTGGTAAGATTGTAAACATTAAGAAAGCACAGTTTCTTAGTGGTAGAGATATGCGTTATCCTGTACAAAAGTGTCAGGAAAGTGGGGCTAAGGATGTGTGGTTGACTGAGCGTGGAAATAGTTTTGGATATAACAATCTCGTTGTTGACTTCCGTAATATCCCTGATATGAAAGGAATCGTTCCGAATGTTATTATGGATTGTACGCATAGTGTACAGCGTCCAAGTGCAGGAGATGGTAAGACGGTTGGCGATCGTAAGTTTGTTCCTTCGATGGCATTAGCGGCTAAAGCCTTTGGTGCTACAGGCTACTTCTTTGAAGTTCACCCTACTCCAGACGCAGGACTATCAGATGCAGCTAATATGTTGGAACTTGAAAAGTTAGATGAATTAATAGGAAAACTGTTATGA
- a CDS encoding KpsF/GutQ family sugar-phosphate isomerase — translation MNEAEQRLTQIRAYATQCIKEEAEATLNLINQLDENFDKAVSLMFHCTGKVIVTGVGKSGNIGAKIAATLSSTGTPAFFVNPLDVYHGDLGVMTKDDIVLALSNSGQTDELLRFIPMVLHMNIPIIGMSANPNSLLAKYSTAHLKVWVEKEACPLNLAPTSSTTAALVMGDALAIALMRVRNFKPQDFAQFHPGGELGKRLLTTAQDVMRSDELPIIPKDMHLGEAIIHVSKGKLGLGVSLDNGKVIGLITDGDIRRAMERWQAEFFDHTVSDIMTREPKIVLPTTKITEIQQIMQQNKVHTVLVCDEERHFLGVVDHYSCML, via the coding sequence ATGAACGAAGCAGAACAAAGATTGACACAGATCAGAGCATATGCAACACAGTGTATCAAAGAAGAAGCTGAAGCTACACTTAATCTGATAAACCAGTTAGATGAGAACTTTGATAAGGCTGTTAGCCTAATGTTCCATTGTACTGGTAAGGTTATCGTTACTGGTGTTGGCAAAAGTGGAAATATAGGTGCTAAGATTGCTGCAACCCTTTCTTCTACGGGTACACCTGCATTCTTTGTTAACCCTTTGGACGTTTATCATGGTGATTTGGGTGTGATGACAAAGGATGATATTGTATTGGCATTATCAAATTCTGGACAGACAGACGAGCTACTCCGCTTCATTCCAATGGTACTTCATATGAATATTCCTATTATTGGAATGAGTGCTAATCCGAATTCATTATTGGCAAAGTATTCTACAGCCCATTTGAAAGTGTGGGTTGAGAAAGAAGCGTGCCCTCTTAACCTTGCTCCAACCAGTTCAACAACAGCAGCTCTTGTCATGGGTGATGCCTTAGCGATTGCGCTTATGCGTGTACGCAACTTTAAGCCACAGGACTTTGCACAGTTCCACCCTGGTGGAGAGTTGGGAAAACGCTTGTTAACTACAGCACAAGATGTAATGCGTTCAGATGAACTTCCTATCATTCCAAAGGATATGCACTTAGGAGAAGCAATCATACATGTTAGTAAGGGTAAGCTTGGTTTGGGTGTATCGCTTGACAATGGAAAGGTGATAGGCTTGATAACGGATGGAGATATCCGTAGAGCTATGGAACGTTGGCAGGCTGAGTTCTTTGATCATACGGTCAGTGATATAATGACAAGAGAACCAAAGATAGTCTTACCAACTACGAAGATTACAGAGATTCAACAGATTATGCAGCAGAATAAGGTACACACAGTGTTAGTATGCGATGAGGAAAGACACTTCTTAGGTGTTGTTGACCATTATAGTTGTATGCTGTAA
- a CDS encoding phospholipase D-like domain-containing protein — MRERKVNFNTKKAITWVMVLCYILFPTYLLAQTDTQSAVSEGHEILANRADSMIVNQLRKKNVHFSHNNSVTLLTTGKDKFNDLFKAIDQARSSIHLEYFNFRNDSINDELIQHLAAKAKEGVEVRAVFDGFGNASNNRPMRKRHLKAIREKGIEIYEFKPMEFPWLHDIFNRDHRKIVVIDGKVAYTGGMNVADYYINGTEVVGSWHDMHCRIEGDEVNTLQNIFLNMWFLASGQRIHGAKYYRGISNANYIKGLKPDTCGSSGSKMVGIINREPHVSKDIIRYFYVNAINDAKDSIKLINPYFTLSRALKKALRDAVKRGVKVEILLSVKSDIPLTPDCGFYNAHQLMKKGCTIWMYEKGFHHTKIITVDGQFCTVGSANLNARSLRWDREENAVIVDACTTHELDELFGAQKKDSFKLTEAKWKQWRTPWQRFRGWFAHLLSPFL; from the coding sequence ATGAGAGAAAGAAAAGTGAACTTTAATACAAAAAAAGCCATTACATGGGTGATGGTATTATGTTACATACTATTTCCAACATATCTTTTAGCACAAACAGATACACAAAGCGCTGTATCTGAAGGGCATGAGATACTTGCGAATAGAGCCGATTCTATGATTGTGAATCAGTTGCGCAAGAAGAATGTACACTTCTCTCATAACAACTCAGTAACTTTACTTACGACAGGTAAAGATAAGTTTAATGATCTATTTAAGGCTATTGATCAAGCACGTTCGAGTATTCACTTGGAATACTTCAACTTCCGCAATGATTCTATCAATGACGAACTCATACAACATTTAGCGGCAAAAGCGAAAGAAGGAGTTGAAGTTAGAGCTGTTTTTGATGGCTTTGGCAATGCAAGTAACAACCGTCCCATGAGGAAACGCCACCTGAAAGCAATTCGTGAAAAGGGCATTGAGATATATGAGTTTAAGCCAATGGAGTTTCCTTGGCTACATGATATATTCAATCGTGACCACCGTAAGATTGTTGTTATAGATGGAAAGGTTGCATATACGGGTGGAATGAATGTAGCTGACTATTATATTAATGGTACTGAAGTTGTTGGATCATGGCATGATATGCATTGTAGAATCGAGGGAGACGAGGTAAATACATTGCAGAATATCTTTCTTAATATGTGGTTTTTAGCATCTGGACAGAGAATACATGGTGCTAAATATTATCGTGGAATCTCTAACGCTAATTACATAAAAGGCTTGAAACCTGATACTTGTGGAAGTTCAGGAAGTAAGATGGTGGGTATCATCAACCGCGAGCCACATGTTTCAAAGGATATTATCCGTTATTTCTATGTGAATGCTATCAATGATGCAAAGGACAGTATAAAACTTATCAACCCATATTTTACCTTGAGTAGAGCCTTGAAAAAAGCATTACGGGATGCCGTAAAACGAGGTGTAAAAGTAGAAATCCTACTGAGTGTAAAGAGTGATATCCCACTAACTCCTGATTGTGGATTCTATAATGCACATCAATTAATGAAGAAAGGTTGTACAATCTGGATGTACGAAAAAGGGTTTCATCACACAAAAATTATTACTGTAGACGGACAATTCTGTACTGTTGGGTCAGCCAATCTAAATGCAAGAAGTCTACGATGGGATCGTGAAGAGAATGCAGTAATAGTTGATGCTTGTACAACACATGAGTTGGATGAACTCTTTGGAGCCCAAAAGAAAGATAGTTTTAAGCTTACAGAAGCAAAGTGGAAACAGTGGCGTACACCATGGCAGCGTTTCCGTGGTTGGTTTGCTCATCTGCTATCTCCATTCCTATAA
- a CDS encoding response regulator transcription factor, translating into MEHPVNMNMGRPKIAIVDANTLVVLGLKQLLQNVMPIMTVDSFSSFQEFEKAQPNSYYHYFVSQVIVLENRQFFSQCIHKTIVLTITKDPNAQLSGFHSFCINVPEDELVKAILKIVQYGHSGGKNLPELPQVLKNKILSNREIEVLSLIVQGLINKEIAEKLNISLTTVITHRKNIMDKLGMKSVSALTIYAVMHGYIDINKI; encoded by the coding sequence ATGGAGCATCCAGTTAATATGAATATGGGACGTCCCAAGATAGCGATAGTTGACGCTAACACACTTGTTGTGTTAGGATTGAAGCAGCTATTACAGAATGTTATGCCTATCATGACTGTTGATTCTTTTTCAAGCTTCCAGGAGTTCGAAAAGGCACAGCCAAATTCGTATTATCATTATTTTGTGTCACAAGTAATTGTCTTAGAAAATAGACAATTCTTCTCTCAATGTATCCACAAGACCATTGTTCTGACTATTACTAAGGACCCAAATGCACAGCTTTCTGGTTTCCATAGTTTTTGTATTAATGTTCCAGAGGATGAACTTGTTAAAGCTATTCTGAAGATAGTACAGTATGGTCACTCTGGTGGTAAGAACCTACCAGAACTCCCTCAAGTATTAAAGAATAAGATTTTAAGCAATCGTGAGATAGAGGTTTTGTCTTTGATAGTTCAAGGATTGATTAACAAAGAGATTGCTGAGAAATTGAATATCAGTCTTACAACAGTTATTACTCACCGCAAGAATATTATGGATAAGCTTGGAATGAAGAGTGTGTCAGCCTTGACCATCTATGCAGTGATGCATGGTTATATTGATATCAATAAGATTTAA